One Pristiophorus japonicus isolate sPriJap1 chromosome 19, sPriJap1.hap1, whole genome shotgun sequence genomic window carries:
- the LOC139230374 gene encoding uncharacterized protein isoform X2, whose product MQFHLYCVFTASAMPAVAAYTWYKQGPGHEKSYVKNTSGEFYARVLEQDVKSFEANKNASITIMGAKRNDSGLYYCEVDLFDGRDTGKGTLVRVKGGNGSNKEHSSSISKSNWIILSSVLGLIVLVLIHIAVLAACHFCKQRDRTPRNGMEEQGAASNTVVYSDVHFKNNKKHRPGNLNKDQRACPVQNEDTIVYATLGPLNEKRNKKKRRPPNEAEEPAVYGKIRIPEYNGASGM is encoded by the exons ATGCAGTTTCATCTCTACTGCGTgtttacagcatctgccatgcccgCAGTTGCAGCCTACACTTGGTACAAACAAGGACCAGGCCATGAAAAAAGTTATGTTAAGAACACGTCTGGAGAGTTTTATGCTCGAGTTTTGGAGCAAGATGTAAAATCGTTTGAAGCAAATAAAAACGCTTCTATTACAATCATGGGTGCGAAACGGAATGATTCCGGGCTATATTATTGTGAAGTGGATTTATTTGATGGTCGTGACACCGGAAAAGGCACTTTGGTAAGAGTAAAAG GTGGAAACGGCAGCAACAAGGAACATTCTTCTAGTATTTCAAAGAGCAACTGGATAATTTTgtcttcagtgttggggctcattgtATTGGTGCTGATCCATATCGCAGTTCTTGCCGCCTGCCACTTCTGCAAGCAGCGAG ATAGAACACCAAGAAATGGAATGGAGGAACAG GGAGCTGCATCGAACACTGTTGTTTATAGTGATGTGCACTTCAAAAATAACAAAAAGCATCGCCCTGGGAATCTCAACAAGGATCAACGTGCGTGTCCTGTACAGAATGAAGACACAATTGTATATGCGACATTGGGGCCTCTTAATGAAAAAAGGAATAAGAAGAAAAGAAGACCTCCAAATGAAGCAGAAGAACCGGCTGTATATGGCAAAATTCGGATTCCGGAATATAATGGTGCCTCGGGCATGTGA
- the LOC139230374 gene encoding uncharacterized protein isoform X1: protein MHPDTIIVMLLTSAVTIADIQVTQSPRNIEVTEGMQFHLYCVFTASAMPAVAAYTWYKQGPGHEKSYVKNTSGEFYARVLEQDVKSFEANKNASITIMGAKRNDSGLYYCEVDLFDGRDTGKGTLVRVKGGNGSNKEHSSSISKSNWIILSSVLGLIVLVLIHIAVLAACHFCKQRDRTPRNGMEEQGAASNTVVYSDVHFKNNKKHRPGNLNKDQRACPVQNEDTIVYATLGPLNEKRNKKKRRPPNEAEEPAVYGKIRIPEYNGASGM, encoded by the exons CTGTTACTATTGCCGACATCCAAGTAACACAAAGCCCAAGGAATATTGAAGTAACCGAAGGAATGCAGTTTCATCTCTACTGCGTgtttacagcatctgccatgcccgCAGTTGCAGCCTACACTTGGTACAAACAAGGACCAGGCCATGAAAAAAGTTATGTTAAGAACACGTCTGGAGAGTTTTATGCTCGAGTTTTGGAGCAAGATGTAAAATCGTTTGAAGCAAATAAAAACGCTTCTATTACAATCATGGGTGCGAAACGGAATGATTCCGGGCTATATTATTGTGAAGTGGATTTATTTGATGGTCGTGACACCGGAAAAGGCACTTTGGTAAGAGTAAAAG GTGGAAACGGCAGCAACAAGGAACATTCTTCTAGTATTTCAAAGAGCAACTGGATAATTTTgtcttcagtgttggggctcattgtATTGGTGCTGATCCATATCGCAGTTCTTGCCGCCTGCCACTTCTGCAAGCAGCGAG ATAGAACACCAAGAAATGGAATGGAGGAACAG GGAGCTGCATCGAACACTGTTGTTTATAGTGATGTGCACTTCAAAAATAACAAAAAGCATCGCCCTGGGAATCTCAACAAGGATCAACGTGCGTGTCCTGTACAGAATGAAGACACAATTGTATATGCGACATTGGGGCCTCTTAATGAAAAAAGGAATAAGAAGAAAAGAAGACCTCCAAATGAAGCAGAAGAACCGGCTGTATATGGCAAAATTCGGATTCCGGAATATAATGGTGCCTCGGGCATGTGA